The proteins below are encoded in one region of Synechococcus sp. MW101C3:
- a CDS encoding uroporphyrinogen-III synthase codes for MTSPPLQQRCVVVTRAASQLGEARRLFEAAGARVLDLPALVIGPPDSWGPLDDALAELEDFHWLVFSSANGVEAVEARLERIGSNLADRPRGVKIAAVGASTASRLERLGTPADFVPPAFVADSLIEHFPVSGWGLRLLLPRVQSGGRTILGDAFAAAGARVVEVPAYESRCPQELPLATAAALRAGQVDALTFSSGKTVQHTCALLQHSFGDAWQEVLEGVALISIGPQTSARCLELLGRVDAEADPHDLQGLVRACVAGISGPFRRA; via the coding sequence ATGACGTCGCCGCCGCTGCAGCAGCGCTGCGTGGTCGTCACCCGCGCAGCCAGCCAGCTGGGTGAAGCACGCCGGTTGTTCGAGGCAGCCGGCGCCCGGGTGCTCGACCTGCCGGCGCTGGTGATCGGCCCACCAGACAGTTGGGGCCCCCTGGACGACGCCCTGGCCGAACTCGAAGACTTCCATTGGCTGGTGTTCTCCAGCGCCAACGGCGTGGAGGCGGTGGAGGCGCGGCTGGAGCGGATCGGCAGCAACCTGGCGGACCGGCCCCGGGGCGTGAAGATCGCCGCCGTGGGGGCCTCAACAGCCAGCCGGCTGGAACGGCTCGGTACCCCGGCCGATTTCGTGCCGCCGGCCTTCGTGGCCGACAGCCTGATCGAGCATTTCCCCGTTTCAGGCTGGGGCTTGCGGCTGCTGCTGCCAAGGGTGCAAAGCGGCGGCCGCACCATCCTGGGCGACGCCTTTGCCGCCGCCGGCGCCCGCGTGGTCGAGGTGCCGGCCTACGAATCGCGCTGTCCGCAGGAACTGCCCCTGGCGACGGCAGCCGCCCTGCGGGCCGGCCAGGTGGATGCCCTCACGTTCAGCAGCGGCAAGACCGTCCAGCACACCTGCGCTCTGCTGCAGCACAGCTTCGGCGACGCGTGGCAGGAGGTTCTGGAGGGGGTCGCCCTGATCTCGATCGGTCCGCAGACCAGTGCCCGCTGCCTGGAGCTGCTGGGCCGGGTCGATGCGGAGGCCGACCCCCATGACCTTCAGGGGCTGGTGCGCGCCTGCGTGGCAGGGATCAGCGGACCGTTCAGGAGGGCCTGA
- a CDS encoding SRPBCC family protein, whose translation MGRWLEHSVTTEIKAPVQRVWEVWSDLEAMPRWMRWIESVVTLDDPDITDWTLAAQGFRFHWKARISQRVEAQQLHWESVGGLPTKGAVRFYPQGDSLTVVRLTVSYELPGVLAPLMEPSILGGIVTKELQANLDRFRDLVERGDDGQS comes from the coding sequence ATGGGCCGTTGGCTGGAGCACAGCGTCACCACGGAGATCAAGGCCCCGGTGCAGCGGGTCTGGGAGGTGTGGAGTGATTTGGAGGCCATGCCCCGCTGGATGCGCTGGATCGAGTCGGTGGTCACCCTCGACGATCCGGACATCACCGATTGGACCCTGGCAGCCCAGGGCTTCCGCTTCCACTGGAAGGCCCGCATCTCCCAGCGTGTCGAGGCCCAGCAACTGCACTGGGAATCGGTGGGGGGGCTTCCCACAAAAGGCGCCGTTCGCTTTTATCCTCAGGGCGATTCGCTCACTGTCGTCAGACTGACGGTGAGCTACGAACTCCCTGGGGTGCTCGCACCACTGATGGAGCCTTCCATCCTTGGCGGCATCGTCACCAAGGAATTGCAGGCCAATCTCGATCGCTTCAGGGATCTTGTTGAGCGTGGAGACGATGGCCAGTCCTGA
- a CDS encoding glycosyltransferase, producing the protein MLSLSMIVRDEAERLAACLDSVAGFVQEMVVVDTGSSDDTVAIARQQGATVHALPWPGDFAPARNAALELVQGDWVLVLDADEQLLPEARPALKALMAQPDVLLINLLRYERGARQSPYSNVSRLFRRHPGIRWSKAYHAMVDDSVAAVLTAEPHWRIADCSQPCLVHDGYRPDLLLAGRKAERLRQAMEQELIATPNDPYASAKLGGLEISEGNRERGLALLEAALAHCPASARVERYELLLHLGIGHASTTPARSEQLYQEALALGLNPRLSLAARLNLAALLVQRGALEEANRLCDAAVRLCPEVALGWYNLGLVRRRQGDIAGALEAYEAARQLAPDHAETHQNLAAAQLLGGNIEAARGSFRTAISLLRQQGRAEEADRLRQQAGAIVKLEG; encoded by the coding sequence GGCCTGCCTCGACTCGGTGGCGGGCTTCGTGCAGGAGATGGTGGTGGTGGACACCGGCTCCAGCGACGACACGGTGGCCATCGCCCGGCAGCAGGGGGCGACCGTGCATGCGCTGCCCTGGCCGGGCGACTTCGCCCCGGCGCGCAACGCGGCCCTGGAACTGGTGCAGGGCGACTGGGTGCTGGTGCTGGACGCCGATGAGCAGCTGCTGCCGGAAGCGCGGCCGGCCCTCAAGGCGCTGATGGCCCAGCCGGACGTGCTGCTGATCAACCTGCTGCGCTACGAGCGGGGCGCCCGGCAGTCGCCCTATTCGAACGTGAGCCGCCTGTTCCGCCGCCATCCAGGCATCCGCTGGAGCAAGGCGTATCACGCGATGGTCGACGACAGCGTGGCGGCGGTGCTGACGGCCGAACCCCACTGGCGCATCGCCGATTGCTCCCAGCCCTGCCTGGTGCATGACGGCTACCGCCCCGATCTGCTGCTGGCCGGCCGCAAGGCAGAGCGCCTGCGCCAGGCGATGGAGCAGGAGCTGATCGCGACGCCCAACGATCCCTATGCCAGCGCCAAACTGGGCGGCCTGGAGATCAGTGAAGGGAACCGGGAGCGGGGCCTCGCCCTGCTGGAGGCGGCCCTCGCCCACTGCCCCGCCTCGGCCCGCGTGGAGCGCTACGAGCTGCTGCTGCATCTGGGCATCGGCCACGCCAGCACCACACCGGCGCGGTCCGAGCAGCTCTACCAGGAGGCCCTGGCCCTCGGCCTCAACCCCCGCCTCAGCCTGGCGGCGCGGCTGAACCTTGCTGCCCTTCTGGTGCAACGCGGTGCGCTGGAGGAGGCCAACCGTCTCTGTGACGCGGCGGTGCGACTGTGTCCCGAGGTGGCGCTGGGTTGGTACAACCTTGGTCTGGTCCGCCGGCGCCAGGGAGACATCGCCGGTGCCCTGGAGGCCTACGAGGCGGCCCGCCAGCTCGCCCCTGACCACGCCGAAACCCACCAGAACCTGGCAGCCGCCCAGCTGCTGGGTGGCAACATCGAGGCGGCGCGCGGCAGTTTCCGCACAGCCATCAGCCTGTTGCGCCAGCAGGGCCGCGCTGAAGAAGCCGACCGGCTTCGTCAGCAGGCCGGCGCCATCGTCAAGCTGGAGGGCTGA
- the zds gene encoding 9,9'-di-cis-zeta-carotene desaturase: MRVAIVGSGLAGLAAAVDLCDAGHQVDLYEARAFVGGKVGSWEDAGGNHIEMGLHVFFFNYANLFALMRKVGAFENLLPKEHTHLFVNKGGDLRALDFRFPVGAPFNGLKAFFTTPQLDWIDKLRNALALGTSPIVRGLVDPDGAMGVIRALDRMSFRDWFVGHGGSPKSIERMWDPIAYALGFIDCASISARCMLTIFLMFATRTEASKLNLLKGSPHRWLHQPILDYIVARGARLHLRHRVLELCTSDGANAEGQNSPATAAPQVTGLRLGTPEGEIHVEADAYLAACDVPGIQKLLPSAWRRYEQFDNIYRLEAVPVATVQLRYDGWVTELGDGEAQTAARSDLQHPSGLNNLLYTADADFSCFADLALASPADYRREGQGSLLQCVLTPGDPWIAKSNETIVAAVDAQVRELFPSASQLTLLWSNVVKLAQSLYREAPGMEPFRPEQRTPVSNFFLAGSYTKQDYIDSMEGATMSGRLAAGVILGQPVAMASIGAAA; encoded by the coding sequence GTGCGGGTCGCCATCGTGGGTTCGGGTCTGGCCGGTCTGGCGGCTGCAGTGGATCTCTGCGACGCCGGCCATCAGGTGGACCTCTACGAGGCGCGGGCTTTCGTGGGCGGCAAGGTGGGCAGCTGGGAAGACGCGGGCGGCAACCACATCGAGATGGGGCTGCACGTGTTCTTCTTCAACTACGCCAACCTCTTCGCCTTGATGCGCAAGGTGGGGGCCTTTGAGAACCTGCTGCCCAAGGAGCACACCCATCTGTTCGTCAACAAGGGCGGCGACCTCCGCGCGCTCGATTTCCGTTTCCCCGTAGGGGCTCCCTTCAACGGCCTCAAGGCCTTCTTCACCACACCGCAGCTCGACTGGATCGACAAGCTGCGCAACGCCCTGGCCCTTGGCACCAGCCCGATCGTGCGGGGCCTGGTGGATCCCGACGGCGCCATGGGTGTGATCCGGGCGCTGGATCGCATGAGCTTCCGCGACTGGTTCGTCGGCCATGGCGGCAGCCCGAAGAGCATCGAGCGGATGTGGGATCCGATCGCCTACGCGCTCGGTTTCATCGACTGCGCCTCGATCTCGGCCCGGTGCATGCTCACCATCTTTCTGATGTTCGCCACCCGCACCGAGGCCTCCAAGCTCAACCTGCTGAAGGGCTCGCCGCACCGTTGGCTGCATCAGCCGATCCTCGACTACATCGTTGCCCGCGGCGCCAGGCTCCACCTGCGTCACCGGGTGCTGGAGCTCTGCACCAGCGACGGAGCCAACGCTGAGGGGCAGAACAGCCCTGCCACGGCGGCGCCGCAGGTCACGGGTCTGCGGTTGGGCACGCCCGAGGGAGAGATCCACGTGGAAGCCGATGCCTACCTGGCCGCCTGCGATGTGCCGGGCATCCAGAAACTGCTGCCCAGCGCCTGGCGCCGCTATGAGCAGTTCGACAACATCTATAGGCTGGAGGCCGTGCCGGTGGCCACCGTGCAGCTGCGCTACGACGGCTGGGTGACCGAACTGGGGGACGGCGAAGCCCAGACTGCCGCCCGCTCCGATCTTCAGCACCCCAGCGGGCTGAACAACCTGCTGTACACCGCAGACGCCGATTTCAGCTGCTTCGCCGATCTTGCCCTGGCCAGCCCTGCCGACTACCGCCGCGAAGGCCAGGGCTCCCTGCTGCAGTGCGTGCTCACTCCTGGAGATCCCTGGATCGCCAAGAGCAACGAGACGATCGTGGCGGCCGTCGATGCCCAGGTCCGGGAGTTGTTTCCGTCCGCCAGCCAACTCACGCTGCTGTGGAGCAATGTGGTCAAACTGGCCCAATCGCTCTACCGGGAGGCTCCTGGCATGGAACCGTTCAGGCCTGAGCAACGCACGCCGGTGAGCAACTTCTTCCTGGCCGGCAGCTACACCAAGCAGGATTACATCGATTCGATGGAGGGGGCCACCATGAGCGGTCGCCTGGCGGCCGGGGTGATTCTTGGTCAGCCGGTGGCGATGGCGTCCATCGGCGCGGCGGCCTGA
- a CDS encoding iron-sulfur cluster assembly accessory protein → MSSSTPAAPAAPLTHTGRDGKGILITAPAMLQLATLMRQQGEEKLLRVGVRSGGCSGMSYTMDFIEAAGIRADDEVYTYEPNGAPSFRVVCDPKSLLYIYGMQLDFSSALIGGGFNFTNPNASQTCGCGSSFAV, encoded by the coding sequence ATGAGCAGCTCCACCCCAGCGGCCCCAGCAGCTCCCCTCACCCACACCGGCCGCGATGGCAAGGGGATCCTGATCACCGCCCCGGCCATGCTGCAGCTGGCCACGTTGATGCGGCAACAGGGTGAGGAGAAGCTGCTGCGGGTGGGCGTGCGCTCCGGTGGCTGCAGCGGCATGAGCTACACCATGGATTTCATCGAAGCCGCCGGCATCCGCGCCGACGATGAGGTGTATACCTACGAACCCAATGGAGCCCCCAGCTTCCGCGTGGTGTGTGATCCAAAGAGCCTTCTGTACATCTATGGCATGCAGCTGGATTTCAGCTCCGCTCTGATCGGTGGTGGCTTCAACTTCACGAACCCCAACGCCAGCCAGACCTGTGGCTGCGGCAGCTCCTTCGCGGTCTGA